The following nucleotide sequence is from Brassica oleracea var. oleracea cultivar TO1000 unplaced genomic scaffold, BOL UnpScaffold03269, whole genome shotgun sequence.
CTCTAGTAAAACTAGCGAAGTATTCCTCATCATCCCAGTAGAGTTTGGGAGTCATTGCATAGATATACAATGCTCGTTCGTATCCAGCATCCGCTGCTCTCTTCATCAAAGCAAGACCTTCTTCGTGGCGTTGTAGGGCGTAGAAATACTCAACACCCTTGATGTAAAGAGTACTTGGGTTTCCTACATCGTAGCATCTTCTCAACAACGTATCA
It contains:
- the LOC106321840 gene encoding F-box protein At2g35280-like, giving the protein MVEMTFLDLPSEIQQLIVSCVAKKSFQALYRLRSTCKSMRALADTPDVYSSFDMYKYPWWTSLRDTLLRRCYDVGNPSTLYIKGVEYFYALQRHEEGLALMKRAADAGYERALYIYAMTPKLYWDDEEYFA